The Nitrospiraceae bacterium genome segment TTCCTGCGCATCCTTCACGGTTTGGTAGAGTTTCTTTAACTCTATACTCGGCTTCCCCCGCACCACCGTCCGCGACATGTCGGCAAAATATCGGCTGGCCGCCGAACGGGGAAACACATCAAAGATGATGCTGCGGTGGGCCGGCAATGGTCCGCTGCCTTCATCGTGGGGATCACAGGCCTGTTCGCCACCCGCCACGATCGTATGTTGCGCCACACACTCGCATTCCATCAACTTCACGTTGATAAGTTTTTTTATTCGTTCCGACGTCAGCCGCGTCCCGTCGAGCCATAACTGGTCGCCCTTGATCGTCGCCCGGCGCAACGTGTCATGCGCGGCCGCAACGGCCGCCTCCGTGGCCCGTTGGGTCGCTTCGATGTGATGAATCTCCTCAGCTGTCTTGACCACACGACGCTCATAAAACGGCTCCCGCTTCGCCTCCACCTGATAACCCAGAGCTTGCAACCGTTTGGCGTGGCTAAAGGGAAAATTGGCGGGCACCAGAAGCTGCGTAATCCTCGCATCGCGTAGGACAACATGGACGATGTCGACGCTCCCTGGCTCAGCGACACCCTGGGTCTTGACCCGCCGTTCAATTTCCGAATAGGACAAAACACGATCGACGGAGGCCTGACTCTTGGCCCGGTCCATTTCTAGATCGCTCATCACCAGAATGCGCTCACCCTTGATTTCAAGATAAATGAAGGGGTCCGGAGCGATGAATTTGGTCGCGTAGTAGAGGTTCGAATCTATCTCGCTGGCAGCGATGAAGACCGTGGCCCGAGGCGCTGGCGGTGGAGATTCAGGCATACGATGCTCAATCGGAATCTAACACGAGGTCTAAAGTCGGTCAAGGAACGGATGGAGCCGGTTCCGGCGCGAATTGACCTTCTTTGTCCGTCGTTTTGTCCTCGTTCGGTGTCATCAGATCAAGAGGCAGCGTGACGGTGTTTTTCAACAAATCGAAGGCCAGTTGTCCGAGCCCCGTGAGCCCGACGGCAAACGATTTCATCGGCAGGTAAGTCGTTTCCGGATCTTCGATCGCGCCCTTGACCGAGAACATTGCCGTGGCAAATCCCTTTCGGTCACCGGCAAAGAGTCGCCCGAAGAGGGGGATCGTCTTCAGGAACTGCGAGTAGGACCCAAACGGACTCACGGCCCAGACCATGTCGAGCTGGTCCGTCGGCAAATCGTAGTTGCCGGCGGCGGTCACCTTGATGATGGGACTATCGATGATGAGATTCTCCGTTTCGAAAAGACCATCCTGGACTGTCACCGTCGCTGTGATCTTGTCGTAGGGCAGCCCTTCCTTCTCCAGATCGACTTTGCCCTGGAGCACAGCGGGCAGATTCAGAATGCTGATGATCTTCCAAATCGCCCGATCTTGTGACTTAAAGATACGCCCGTCTCGAACCAAGGCGTCGAATTTGCCGTTTAACGTCGGGTAGACGCCGTGCGGGTTTCGCCCGTGGCCGCGAATCGTCCCGCTGATTCGCGCCTCTCCCGTCACCGGCCCTCTGGATCCGACCAGCTTGAGAAGATCTTCCACGACCAATCCCGTCGCACGCAAGGAGATTTCTGTGTCAGCCGGCTGATTACGGGGCAACTGCACCACAAGGCGACCGGCGATTTCTCCGTCAGGCGATTGACCGGACAGCCGATCGATATCCAGAACTCCGTCTTGAATCGTGATTCTGGCAGAGAGACTCCCAAACTTCAGATGTTTATAGTGGCCGCGCGCGATGGCGGCCGTTGCATTCACTTTGCTGGTGGCGGCCAACATCTCAAGAAAATCTCGAATGGGCGACCGCGCTCCTTTGGGAATCAGCAAATCGATGTCCATGTTATTCGATTCAATCTTGGCCGCGACGATCGGCTTCACCGTCCAGTTCCGGATAGTCCCTTCAAGGGACACATCGCTATCCGCCACCCGGAACGACAACCGCTTGAGCTCCGCCCCGCTGCGCACGAGATGGAGACGAAGATACAGGTCTTGAATCGGGCTATCCACCCCCCTTGCTGTCATGAGTCCATTCGTCAGAGCAAGCCATCCCGTCGTCCGCCAGGTTCGCCAATCCCGATCCTTGCCTTTCATGTCGAGCGACAGTTCGATATTCCCCGCCTCAAATCCTCCTTTGGCAATCCATTCGGGCAGGCTGGAAAGGGACAACGTTCCCGTCGCCAGCGATGCATCGATCGAGAAACGCTCGCCCAATTGCAGTTTCCCTTTAATCGGAAGGCGAAGAGATGGCAGCTGCAGTTCAACACGCGTCAACGTCAGTACTGAACTCAACGACAGTTCGCCGTCAAATTGGACCGAAGCCGGCG includes the following:
- a CDS encoding Xaa-Pro peptidase family protein translates to MPESPPPAPRATVFIAASEIDSNLYYATKFIAPDPFIYLEIKGERILVMSDLEMDRAKSQASVDRVLSYSEIERRVKTQGVAEPGSVDIVHVVLRDARITQLLVPANFPFSHAKRLQALGYQVEAKREPFYERRVVKTAEEIHHIEATQRATEAAVAAAHDTLRRATIKGDQLWLDGTRLTSERIKKLINVKLMECECVAQHTIVAGGEQACDPHDEGSGPLPAHRSIIFDVFPRSAASRYFADMSRTVVRGKPSIELKKLYQTVKDAQEEAITKVKDGADGMRIHQGICERFEKAGYKTGLVNGRMQGYFHGTGHGVGLDIHEAPRISRTGSLLQEGHVVTVEPGLYYPGLGAVRIEDMVLVTKDGCRNLTNFPKTFELD